One genomic region from Reichenbachiella ulvae encodes:
- a CDS encoding C39 family peptidase, giving the protein MVNRTTPGLDFKSFELKIQRQPNDETCGPTCLQAVYQYYDDELSLNDVIKQVKTLNTGGTLAVMLGNHALSRGYEVTLFTYNLMMFDPTWFTNGVDLKEKLLEQRKHKQKKKFLQATDAYLKFIEAGGQIKFEELNVKLIRDILNKGIPILTGLSATYLYNCAREIGEINEYDDVKGTPAGHFVVIHGYDQLKKTAQIADPLSENPLSDKQYYAVNLQRLINAILLGIVTYDANLLIIKNVS; this is encoded by the coding sequence ATGGTCAATCGAACGACACCCGGACTAGACTTTAAGTCCTTTGAGCTGAAAATTCAGCGACAGCCCAATGACGAAACCTGCGGGCCCACTTGCCTACAGGCTGTCTATCAATACTATGACGATGAGCTCTCCCTCAACGATGTGATCAAACAAGTCAAAACCCTGAATACCGGGGGGACTTTGGCTGTCATGCTGGGCAATCATGCCTTGAGCAGAGGCTATGAAGTAACGCTATTTACTTACAACTTGATGATGTTTGACCCGACCTGGTTTACAAATGGAGTCGATCTCAAAGAGAAGCTTTTGGAGCAGCGAAAGCATAAGCAAAAGAAGAAGTTTTTGCAGGCCACTGATGCTTACCTCAAATTCATAGAGGCAGGAGGACAAATCAAGTTTGAGGAGTTGAATGTGAAATTGATACGCGACATTCTGAATAAGGGCATTCCGATCCTGACCGGTCTGAGTGCGACCTATCTCTACAACTGTGCGCGTGAGATCGGTGAGATCAACGAGTATGATGATGTGAAGGGGACTCCAGCAGGTCACTTTGTGGTGATCCATGGTTATGATCAACTGAAGAAAACCGCTCAGATCGCTGATCCTCTAAGTGAAAACCCCTTGAGTGATAAACAGTACTATGCAGTGAATCTGCAGCGACTGATCAATGCTATTTTGTTGGGAATCGTCACCTACGACGCTAACCTTTTAATTATTAAAAATGTCTCTTAA
- a CDS encoding RimK family protein, whose protein sequence is MSLKIIVTDTPADWQNLQLDIDVVTPGEYFADEAFQKAKKYRVINLCKSFQYHSLGYYVSLLAEARRHKVMPEISTLLDFRFPSLVREDAEDFEELIQQGLKKEKTDKLELLICFGKTHLPEFNKIGTLMFNLFQVPILKAVFIKKDKWVLAQLKPLNLNEFPTIHSDHLKASLEEYLQGKKRLQKSYSRKKYDLAILVNPEEETPPSNQKAIRNFQKAGEKVGFNVDLITKNDFAKLIQYDALFIRETTNVNHYTFKFAKKAASEGLVVIDDPDSILKCTNKVYLSELLRAHQVPTPKYWIIKKDKLSQLKSYNLDYPIILKQPDGSFSKGVKKAKSEEEFLSVLKDFFQTSELVIAQEFIPTEFDWRIGVLNGKALFVCKYYMAANHWQIMNWKTGVMEEGDSETLAVEDAPKALVDLAIKATSLIGNGFYGVDIKQVGKKYYVIEVNDNPSLDHGVEDQVLKQQLYVTIMQELMNRLVG, encoded by the coding sequence ATGTCTCTTAAGATAATCGTAACCGACACTCCGGCTGACTGGCAAAACCTACAGCTGGACATCGATGTGGTTACACCTGGCGAATATTTCGCCGATGAGGCCTTTCAAAAGGCCAAAAAGTATCGGGTGATCAACCTGTGTAAGTCCTTTCAATATCATAGTCTGGGCTACTATGTGTCCCTTTTGGCAGAGGCCAGAAGGCACAAGGTGATGCCTGAGATTTCTACTTTGCTGGATTTTCGTTTTCCTTCTTTGGTGCGAGAAGATGCGGAGGATTTTGAAGAACTGATTCAGCAGGGACTGAAAAAGGAAAAGACGGATAAGCTGGAGCTATTGATCTGTTTTGGTAAGACTCATCTGCCGGAGTTCAACAAGATCGGTACGCTTATGTTCAATCTCTTTCAGGTGCCGATCTTAAAAGCGGTTTTCATCAAAAAGGATAAATGGGTGCTGGCTCAATTGAAGCCATTGAACTTGAATGAATTTCCGACTATTCATTCTGATCATTTGAAAGCCTCTCTGGAGGAGTATCTACAAGGAAAGAAGCGCTTGCAAAAGAGCTACAGTCGAAAGAAGTACGATCTGGCGATTTTGGTCAATCCCGAGGAGGAAACCCCTCCTTCGAATCAAAAGGCCATTCGCAATTTTCAAAAGGCGGGAGAGAAGGTGGGCTTTAATGTTGACCTGATTACCAAAAACGATTTTGCGAAGCTGATTCAGTACGATGCGTTATTCATCAGAGAGACCACCAATGTGAACCATTACACCTTCAAGTTTGCCAAGAAGGCGGCTTCTGAGGGACTGGTGGTGATCGATGATCCGGATTCCATCCTGAAGTGTACCAACAAGGTGTATTTGAGTGAACTCCTACGAGCGCATCAGGTACCCACGCCTAAGTATTGGATCATCAAAAAGGACAAGTTGAGCCAGTTGAAGTCATACAATTTGGACTACCCGATTATCCTAAAGCAACCTGATGGTTCTTTCTCGAAAGGCGTGAAAAAGGCCAAGAGCGAAGAGGAGTTTTTAAGTGTCCTCAAGGACTTTTTTCAGACTTCCGAACTGGTCATTGCGCAGGAGTTTATCCCGACGGAGTTTGACTGGCGTATAGGTGTACTCAATGGCAAGGCCTTGTTCGTCTGCAAGTATTACATGGCAGCCAATCACTGGCAGATCATGAACTGGAAGACGGGTGTGATGGAGGAGGGAGATTCGGAAACTCTGGCGGTAGAGGATGCACCTAAAGCATTGGTCGATCTGGCTATCAAGGCTACTTCACTCATTGGAAACGGTTTTTATGGTGTGGATATCAAGCAGGTTGGCAAGAAGTACTACGTGATCGAAGTGAATGACAACCCTAGCCTGGATCATGGGGTGGAAGATCAGGTACTGAAGCAGCAACTGTATGTAACAATCATGCAGGAACTGATGAATAGACTAGTAGGTTAA
- a CDS encoding carboxylate-amine ligase — MEHKSRWHLFQVYGVELEYMIVDQDSLDVRPIADAVLRDEQGNIQGEMEFDDVAWSNELVSHVIEIKSNGPTADLQKLSQSLHNNVKQINQRLAASGAKLLPSAAHPWMVPAEETKIWEHENQDIYHAYDRIFNCKGHGWSNLQSTHLNLPFYDDEEFSRLHTAIRFILPILPGLTASSPILGGKFSKYMDKRLYYYQSNQSKIPVLTGKVIPDLVYSKYGYQKHIYDRITQAIKPFDQEGIFDPVWLNSRGAIARFDRGAIEIRIMDIQECPQSDLAIVNLVIHLLKLLVKAKWINFETQQSLNTMELHDIFEQTIKHASATEVSHMNYLRALGYKEEKTCAELWRGIMDKVFAEYPKEMEPWRATLEVIAQQGTLAERIMKAVNDNYEKDNLKKVYNQLADCLESNSCFVP; from the coding sequence ATGGAACATAAATCACGCTGGCATCTATTTCAGGTATATGGAGTGGAGCTGGAATACATGATCGTCGATCAGGACAGTCTGGATGTGCGTCCGATTGCTGATGCGGTACTCAGAGATGAGCAGGGGAATATTCAGGGAGAGATGGAATTTGATGACGTGGCCTGGAGCAACGAATTGGTCAGCCATGTGATCGAAATCAAGTCTAATGGTCCTACGGCAGATCTGCAGAAGCTGAGTCAATCTCTGCATAATAATGTGAAGCAAATCAATCAACGGTTGGCAGCTTCTGGAGCGAAGTTGTTGCCCTCTGCAGCTCACCCCTGGATGGTGCCTGCGGAGGAAACGAAGATTTGGGAGCATGAGAATCAGGACATCTATCATGCCTACGATCGCATCTTCAACTGCAAGGGGCACGGCTGGTCTAACCTGCAAAGTACCCACTTGAACTTGCCATTTTATGACGATGAGGAGTTTTCTCGTTTGCATACGGCGATTAGGTTCATATTGCCGATTCTTCCTGGTTTGACAGCCTCTTCGCCGATCCTGGGAGGGAAATTTAGTAAGTATATGGATAAGCGACTGTATTACTATCAAAGTAACCAATCCAAAATCCCTGTGCTGACCGGAAAGGTGATTCCTGATTTGGTGTATTCGAAATATGGCTATCAGAAGCATATCTATGATAGAATTACTCAGGCCATCAAGCCTTTTGATCAGGAGGGAATTTTTGATCCGGTTTGGTTGAATTCCAGAGGTGCAATTGCGCGCTTTGATCGAGGTGCGATAGAAATCCGCATCATGGATATTCAGGAGTGCCCGCAATCTGATCTTGCGATTGTCAATCTGGTGATACACTTACTCAAGTTGTTGGTGAAGGCTAAGTGGATCAATTTCGAGACCCAACAGTCTCTGAATACAATGGAACTACACGATATCTTCGAACAGACTATCAAGCATGCTTCAGCTACGGAGGTGAGTCATATGAATTACCTGAGAGCATTGGGCTATAAGGAAGAGAAAACTTGCGCTGAGCTCTGGAGGGGAATCATGGACAAGGTCTTTGCAGAATATCCTAAAGAAATGGAGCCCTGGAGGGCTACTTTGGAGGTCATCGCTCAGCAGGGTACACTGGCAGAGCGAATCATGAAGGCAGTCAATGACAACTATGAGAAAGACAACCTGAAAAAGGTTTATAATCAGTTGGCGGATTGTCTGGAGAGCAACAGCTGTTTCGTGCCATGA
- a CDS encoding N-formylglutamate amidohydrolase: MKGVRFVVSCEHATNDVPEKYKKLFEGAEEVLQSHRGWDPGALEMTLDLAERLEVQPHLYPYTRLLIEPNRSLGSPQLFSEYSIDLSEEEKQWLVANYYQPYRNRIEEEIEKHIQDGYQVIHLSMHSFTPVWKGKEREVEIGLLFDDQRSSEKHFCERWLEQLQSSCNHTAIPNEPYHGADDGLTTYLRTRFSVEAYLGIEIEVSQKFGGEDRREIVGRLNEGLVKIIRHSDSQSS; encoded by the coding sequence ATGAAAGGAGTTCGTTTTGTCGTAAGCTGCGAACATGCGACTAATGATGTGCCTGAGAAATATAAGAAGCTATTCGAAGGGGCAGAGGAGGTTTTGCAGTCACATCGCGGCTGGGATCCCGGTGCTCTAGAGATGACGCTTGATCTTGCAGAACGATTAGAAGTGCAGCCTCATTTGTATCCATATACCCGACTACTCATAGAGCCCAATCGCTCGCTGGGTAGTCCTCAGCTGTTTTCGGAATATTCGATTGATTTATCAGAGGAAGAAAAGCAATGGCTGGTAGCTAACTACTACCAGCCTTATCGAAACCGCATCGAGGAAGAAATAGAGAAACATATACAAGACGGATATCAGGTCATCCACCTGAGCATGCATAGTTTTACACCAGTTTGGAAAGGAAAAGAAAGAGAGGTGGAGATAGGTCTGCTCTTTGATGATCAGCGATCATCCGAAAAACATTTCTGCGAGCGATGGTTAGAGCAGCTGCAGTCAAGCTGTAATCACACAGCCATACCCAATGAACCCTACCATGGTGCGGATGATGGCTTGACTACTTATCTCCGAACTCGTTTCTCTGTTGAGGCCTATCTCGGGATAGAGATCGAGGTGAGTCAGAAGTTTGGGGGTGAGGATAGGAGGGAGATTGTTGGACGTTTAAATGAGGGATTAGTGAAAATAATTAGGCACTCTGATTCCCAGTCATCCTGA
- a CDS encoding GIY-YIG nuclease family protein yields the protein MYTVYILLCSDGKYYTGVTNDIERRFYEHQSGFDKKAYTYSRRPVKLVFQEHFQDIHQAIAFEKQVKGWRIEKKKALINLEWEKLPELAKKKKE from the coding sequence ATGTACACCGTGTATATTTTACTCTGCAGTGATGGCAAATATTATACTGGGGTGACCAATGACATAGAACGCCGATTTTATGAGCATCAGTCTGGGTTTGATAAAAAGGCGTACACCTATTCTCGCAGACCAGTCAAGTTGGTATTTCAAGAACACTTTCAAGACATCCATCAAGCCATCGCATTCGAAAAACAAGTCAAAGGTTGGCGAATAGAAAAGAAGAAAGCACTCATCAACCTTGAATGGGAAAAGTTGCCGGAATTGGCAAAGAAGAAAAAAGAATAG
- the hutI gene encoding imidazolonepropionase — protein sequence MKLIGPFTQVLTMNQLPIKGSLKDEQLEIISDGGILVQDGKILSLGSWKELRASHPNAELEQVEDPAVALPGFIDAHTHICFGGSRAMDYAARNNGKSYLEIQKAGGGIWSTVQHTRAASQEELTALMQQRIQRLNQNGITTVEVKSGYGLSVEEELKMLRSIQSAKDTNRANMDIISTCLAAHIKPRDFDGDHAAYLQYILDQLAPVVKEKRLAQRFDIFVEDGAFDPAISKPYLEQLKDMGFELTIHGDQFTTGGSQLAVEVGARSVDHLEASGEKEIELLSKSEVVPVALPGASLGLGCGFTPARKLLDAGCSLAIASDWNPGSAPHGELLTQAALLGAQQKLSAAEVLSGMTFRVANALGLNDRGRLTEGSLADFITFPCEDYREILYHQGSLKVGEVWKRGKML from the coding sequence ATGAAACTCATAGGCCCATTTACCCAAGTACTGACCATGAACCAGCTGCCGATCAAAGGCAGTCTGAAAGACGAACAATTGGAGATCATCTCCGATGGAGGCATCCTGGTTCAGGATGGGAAAATCCTATCCTTGGGATCATGGAAGGAGCTGAGAGCTTCGCATCCCAATGCAGAATTAGAGCAAGTCGAAGACCCAGCTGTGGCATTGCCAGGCTTCATCGATGCGCATACACACATCTGCTTTGGGGGGAGCCGAGCGATGGACTATGCCGCCCGCAACAACGGCAAGAGCTACCTCGAAATCCAAAAAGCCGGTGGCGGAATCTGGAGTACGGTGCAGCATACCCGTGCAGCCAGTCAGGAAGAACTGACCGCTTTGATGCAGCAAAGAATCCAGCGTCTTAATCAAAATGGCATCACTACTGTAGAGGTAAAAAGTGGCTATGGACTCAGCGTAGAAGAAGAACTCAAAATGCTCCGTAGCATCCAGTCCGCAAAGGACACAAATAGGGCTAACATGGACATCATCTCTACGTGTTTGGCTGCTCACATCAAGCCGAGAGATTTCGATGGAGATCACGCGGCTTACTTGCAGTACATTCTGGATCAACTGGCTCCCGTCGTAAAAGAAAAAAGACTGGCTCAGCGTTTTGACATTTTTGTGGAAGATGGAGCCTTCGATCCTGCTATCTCTAAACCTTACCTAGAACAACTAAAAGACATGGGATTCGAATTGACCATCCATGGAGATCAATTCACAACTGGCGGCAGTCAATTGGCAGTTGAAGTTGGTGCTCGAAGCGTGGATCATCTGGAAGCCAGTGGAGAAAAAGAAATCGAGCTTCTGTCTAAAAGCGAAGTGGTCCCGGTAGCATTACCTGGCGCATCTTTGGGACTAGGTTGCGGTTTCACTCCTGCCAGAAAATTACTAGATGCAGGCTGTAGTCTCGCAATCGCCTCAGACTGGAATCCGGGTTCTGCTCCACATGGAGAGCTACTGACTCAGGCCGCCCTCCTCGGTGCGCAACAAAAACTCAGCGCCGCAGAAGTTCTCTCCGGCATGACCTTCCGCGTAGCAAATGCACTAGGGCTAAATGATCGAGGTAGATTAACTGAAGGCAGCCTGGCAGATTTCATCACCTTCCCATGCGAAGACTATCGCGAGATTCTTTATCATCAGGGGAGTTTGAAGGTGGGTGAGGTTTGGAAGAGGGGGAAGATGTTGTAA
- a CDS encoding urocanate hydratase has product MNEFHQAILQGIPEQLPPPHVHPEGLNHAPKRKDILSPEEKKLAIRNALRYFPVQWHQELATEFAEELKTYGRIYMFRFKPDYEIYARPIEKYPAQSRQAAAIMLMIQNNLDPKVAQHPEELITYGGNGAVFQNWAQYLLTMKYLATMTDEQTLHMYSGHPMGLFPSGTHAPRVVVTNGMMIPNHSTQDDWERYNALGVTQYGQMTAGSFMYIGPQGIVHGTTITAINAFRKVLDKGDTPKGKIFLTSGLGGMSGAQPKAGNITGCITVCAEVNPKAAHKRHEQDWVDEIIEDLAVLVERVKKAQTKEETVSIAFVGNVVEVWECFDQEDIYVHIGSDQTSLHNPWSGGYYPAGLGYEEANRMIAEEPEAFKVKVKESLVRHVAAINQHTAKGTYFFDYGNAFLLEASKAGADVMDEAGQDFRYPSYVQDILGPICFDYGFGPYRWVCTSGKAKDLDKTDAIALRVMKEIKETAPESIQMQLQDNITWIENARANQLVVGSQARILYADCEGRTKIALAMNEAVKTGEISGPIVIGRDHHDVSGTDSPYRETSNIRDGSRYTADMAVHNVIGDSFRGATWVSIHNGGGVGWGEVINGGFGMVLDGSEAAAQRIESMLFYDVNNGIARRSWARNPEAIEAIQRELDRSKNLKVTIPQLVDDQLLEGLF; this is encoded by the coding sequence ATGAATGAGTTTCACCAAGCTATATTACAAGGAATTCCAGAGCAATTACCTCCTCCGCATGTGCACCCGGAAGGGCTGAACCATGCGCCAAAGCGAAAGGACATTTTATCTCCCGAGGAGAAAAAGCTGGCGATACGAAATGCACTGCGATACTTCCCAGTCCAATGGCATCAGGAGTTGGCCACTGAATTCGCAGAGGAACTGAAAACCTACGGACGCATCTACATGTTCCGTTTCAAGCCGGATTATGAAATATATGCCCGACCCATCGAAAAGTACCCTGCTCAATCTCGACAGGCAGCAGCCATCATGCTCATGATTCAAAACAATCTGGATCCTAAGGTCGCACAGCACCCAGAGGAGTTGATCACCTACGGAGGTAATGGAGCGGTCTTTCAAAACTGGGCGCAGTATCTGCTGACCATGAAATACCTGGCCACCATGACCGACGAGCAGACCCTGCACATGTACTCAGGTCATCCCATGGGCCTATTTCCATCCGGCACTCACGCACCGCGTGTCGTGGTGACCAATGGCATGATGATTCCCAATCACTCTACGCAAGACGACTGGGAACGCTACAATGCCCTGGGTGTAACTCAGTATGGACAGATGACCGCCGGTTCCTTCATGTATATTGGACCACAGGGAATAGTTCACGGTACTACGATCACCGCCATTAATGCCTTCAGAAAAGTACTGGACAAGGGAGATACTCCGAAAGGAAAAATCTTTCTTACCTCAGGTCTGGGGGGTATGAGTGGTGCGCAACCCAAAGCGGGCAACATTACCGGATGCATCACAGTCTGCGCGGAGGTAAATCCGAAAGCGGCACACAAGCGACATGAGCAAGATTGGGTAGATGAAATCATTGAAGATTTAGCTGTTCTAGTAGAAAGAGTTAAAAAGGCTCAAACAAAAGAAGAAACTGTATCCATTGCCTTCGTAGGCAACGTGGTGGAAGTATGGGAATGTTTCGATCAAGAGGACATCTACGTGCACATCGGTTCGGATCAGACTTCCCTGCACAATCCATGGTCGGGTGGCTACTACCCTGCTGGATTGGGCTATGAGGAAGCCAACCGAATGATTGCCGAAGAACCAGAAGCTTTCAAAGTGAAGGTCAAAGAATCACTTGTACGTCATGTGGCAGCCATCAACCAACACACCGCCAAAGGCACTTACTTCTTCGACTATGGCAATGCCTTCCTTTTGGAAGCGTCCAAGGCAGGAGCAGATGTGATGGACGAGGCAGGACAGGATTTCCGTTATCCATCGTACGTTCAGGATATTTTAGGACCGATCTGTTTTGATTATGGATTTGGACCTTATCGCTGGGTTTGCACTTCGGGTAAGGCAAAGGATTTGGATAAGACAGATGCCATCGCACTTCGCGTGATGAAAGAAATCAAAGAGACAGCCCCTGAGAGCATCCAGATGCAGCTGCAGGACAACATCACCTGGATCGAAAATGCCAGAGCAAACCAACTAGTCGTTGGGTCGCAAGCGCGTATCTTGTATGCGGATTGTGAAGGCAGGACGAAGATTGCACTGGCGATGAACGAAGCAGTAAAAACCGGAGAGATCAGCGGACCGATTGTGATCGGAAGAGACCACCACGATGTAAGTGGCACGGATTCGCCTTATCGTGAAACCAGCAATATCCGGGACGGCAGTCGCTACACGGCAGACATGGCCGTGCACAACGTAATCGGCGACAGTTTTCGTGGTGCGACCTGGGTCTCCATCCACAACGGTGGTGGAGTCGGCTGGGGCGAAGTGATCAATGGTGGTTTCGGTATGGTGCTAGACGGCAGTGAAGCTGCTGCACAACGCATCGAGAGCATGCTCTTTTATGACGTCAACAACGGAATCGCTCGTCGTAGCTGGGCCAGAAACCCGGAAGCTATAGAAGCCATTCAGCGCGAACTGGATCGCTCTAAGAATCTAAAAGTCACCATTCCGCAGCTGGTAGACGACCAGTTGTTGGAAGGATTGTTTTAG
- the hutH gene encoding histidine ammonia-lyase, whose product MFQYGIDHLTVSKALAIAKGELEAALTPTCKEKVELSYQYVLAIAQDEPAVYGINTGFGPLCDTKINKEETTKLQRNILLSHSVGVGDAIDPELSKLMLIFKVHALAQGHSGISLEILERLIWHIDQDVIPVVPEQGSVGASGDLAPLSHLVLPLIGEGEVFHQGKRIKTVELFSSTGMQSVELHAKAGLALINGTQFILAHATRLVDELYAGLAHADIMGALMIEGLLGSKAPFDDRLHDLRPYPGNIHVANRIWKFLEGSEILDSHKNCDNVQDPYSLRCMPQVHGSSRTAWLHLKEAVEVELNAVTDNPVIFSKEDSISGGNFHGQPLALPIDYACLAASELGNISDRRSYLSLEGKRDRTPKLLMTETGTNSGFMIVQYTTAALASENKGLCFPSSADSIPTSLGQEDHVSMGSIGARKALRVCENLTKILAGELLCAAQAFDFKKPLRSSAVLNHVHDHIRTVISHAKEDRIFSDDLNKAIELLKSRELIQITKDHLESFSSYDELFEQY is encoded by the coding sequence ATGTTCCAGTACGGCATAGACCACCTGACAGTATCGAAAGCACTAGCCATCGCCAAAGGCGAATTGGAGGCCGCTTTGACGCCTACCTGCAAAGAAAAGGTAGAGCTGTCCTACCAATATGTGTTGGCTATCGCGCAAGACGAACCCGCGGTTTATGGCATAAATACGGGTTTCGGACCACTCTGTGACACCAAAATCAACAAGGAAGAAACCACCAAGCTGCAGAGAAATATACTATTGAGCCATAGTGTGGGAGTAGGTGATGCAATCGATCCTGAACTATCCAAGCTGATGCTGATTTTTAAGGTTCACGCCCTGGCACAGGGACACTCCGGGATATCTTTAGAGATATTGGAGCGACTGATCTGGCACATTGATCAGGATGTAATTCCTGTAGTACCAGAGCAGGGTTCTGTTGGAGCATCCGGTGATTTGGCTCCTCTTTCGCATTTGGTATTGCCGCTGATTGGGGAGGGTGAAGTTTTCCATCAGGGCAAGAGAATCAAAACCGTTGAGCTATTCAGTTCTACAGGGATGCAAAGCGTGGAACTGCACGCCAAGGCAGGTTTGGCCTTGATCAATGGCACGCAATTCATCCTCGCACATGCTACTCGACTGGTGGACGAGTTGTATGCAGGGTTGGCACATGCAGACATCATGGGCGCGTTGATGATCGAAGGTTTATTAGGATCGAAAGCTCCTTTCGATGACAGACTGCATGACCTCCGCCCTTATCCGGGTAACATTCACGTGGCAAATAGAATTTGGAAGTTCCTTGAGGGTTCAGAAATTTTGGATTCGCATAAAAACTGCGACAATGTGCAGGACCCTTACTCTTTGCGCTGCATGCCGCAGGTACACGGTAGCTCGCGTACGGCTTGGCTACACTTGAAAGAAGCCGTAGAAGTCGAACTGAATGCCGTGACTGACAACCCCGTCATTTTCTCCAAAGAAGACAGCATCAGCGGGGGCAACTTCCACGGACAGCCGCTGGCACTGCCGATTGATTACGCTTGTCTGGCTGCTTCGGAATTAGGAAACATATCGGATCGTCGCTCTTATCTCTCTTTGGAAGGAAAAAGAGATCGCACGCCCAAACTGCTGATGACAGAGACGGGAACCAATTCTGGTTTTATGATCGTGCAGTACACTACCGCTGCACTGGCCAGCGAAAACAAAGGACTTTGCTTCCCATCTAGTGCGGACAGCATTCCTACCTCTCTCGGACAGGAGGACCATGTGAGCATGGGCTCAATTGGAGCTCGAAAGGCCCTGAGAGTTTGCGAGAATCTGACGAAAATACTAGCTGGTGAATTGCTCTGCGCAGCGCAGGCTTTTGATTTCAAAAAACCTTTACGATCCAGTGCAGTATTGAATCATGTGCATGACCACATTCGTACGGTCATCTCACATGCTAAGGAAGATCGCATTTTCTCCGACGATCTCAACAAGGCCATTGAGTTGTTGAAAAGTCGTGAGCTGATCCAGATCACCAAGGATCATTTGGAAAGCTTCAGCAGCTACGACGAATTATTTGAGCAGTATTAG
- a CDS encoding LysR family transcriptional regulator, whose protein sequence is MSYQIELRHIRYFLEVARNLHFRKAAEKLYVSQPGLSRQIHQMEEKIGVQLFVRDSKKVKLTAAGAYLQEEFELILRNVDGAIDHARLIEKGVMGSINLGYVGSAMQQIIPDLLTRFSDKNAEVQFNLQEMDNLKQADALLSQKIDLGFVRLERAPAGLKMHPVLEESFVLVLPVDHPLDQDSFRSLSQFKMEHFILFEQSYSPSYYDKMMELFYYSGFEPIVSHNTVHAGTIYKLVEHHLGVSILPESLMQENPKVKFIRLNQLPFKTTLYAIWSLENRNPVLHDLITKYLLEEHGK, encoded by the coding sequence ATGAGTTATCAGATCGAATTAAGACATATCAGATACTTTCTAGAGGTAGCCAGGAATCTGCACTTCAGAAAGGCCGCAGAGAAACTCTATGTGTCTCAGCCTGGCTTGAGTCGACAGATTCACCAGATGGAGGAGAAGATCGGTGTGCAGCTTTTCGTTCGAGACAGTAAAAAGGTGAAGTTGACGGCAGCAGGTGCTTACCTGCAAGAGGAGTTCGAATTGATCCTTCGAAATGTGGATGGCGCGATTGATCATGCACGTTTAATTGAGAAAGGAGTGATGGGAAGTATCAATTTAGGCTATGTCGGTTCGGCTATGCAACAGATTATTCCTGATCTGCTTACCCGCTTTTCCGATAAGAATGCCGAGGTGCAATTCAATCTGCAAGAAATGGATAACCTCAAACAAGCGGATGCACTTCTTTCTCAGAAAATTGATTTGGGATTTGTTCGTCTGGAGCGAGCACCTGCTGGACTGAAGATGCACCCCGTACTGGAGGAGTCATTTGTGCTGGTCTTGCCGGTTGACCATCCTTTGGATCAGGATTCTTTTCGGAGCCTTTCCCAATTCAAAATGGAACATTTTATCCTTTTCGAGCAGTCCTATAGTCCTTCATATTATGATAAAATGATGGAGCTGTTTTATTATAGTGGATTCGAGCCAATTGTTTCTCATAACACGGTGCATGCAGGCACCATCTACAAATTGGTGGAGCATCATCTAGGCGTATCAATTTTGCCTGAATCGCTCATGCAGGAGAACCCAAAAGTGAAATTCATCCGACTGAACCAACTGCCTTTCAAGACGACATTATATGCCATTTGGAGTCTTGAAAATAGAAACCCAGTATTGCATGATTTGATCACAAAATATCTGCTAGAAGAGCATGGTAAATAA